One part of the Kryptolebias marmoratus isolate JLee-2015 linkage group LG2, ASM164957v2, whole genome shotgun sequence genome encodes these proteins:
- the si:dkey-52l18.4 gene encoding uncharacterized protein si:dkey-52l18.4, which translates to MYGYLFKAISCFCFFQLGLCVGTCLQGVVGKSETFYVHEGASFTLSCVVQHCGGHWTGNWTSERLTNVTSGTVKEREKYHFTHVTLSENETQLNLAILSVSQSDTGGYKCSVIWDDGSSAEGHWMHLNVTKALPVRRNPLHRVLVCAAACLCLPVILGLARCLSSKVKPQPHPSAQGIYEVVQEDASHQPPQPLPRLPVPKKHTAPTHKAALKSQPKTELVYADISQDALRKQRATREPVQSTIYSSVRFS; encoded by the exons ATGTATGGTTATCTCTTCAAAGCTATtagctgtttctgcttctttcagctcg GTCTTTGTGTTGGAACATGCTTACAGGGTGTTGTAGGGAAAAGTGAGACATTTTACGTGCACGAAGGGGCCAGTTTCACATTGTCCTGTGTGGTCCAACACTGTGGAGGACACTGGACAGGAAACTGGACGTCTGAAAGGCTGACAAATGTAACATCTGGCACTGTCAAAGAAAGGGAAAAGTATCATTTCACCCATGTGACACTGTCAGAAAATGAAACCCAGTTAAATTTAGCAATTCTGAGTGTCAGTCAGTCAGACACTGGTGGTTATAAATGCAGTGTGATATGGGATGATGGCAGCAGTGCTGAAGGCCACTGGATGCACCTGAATGTCACAAAAG CGCTCCCCGTTCGGAGAAATCCCTTGCACAGGGTTTTGGTCTGCGCTGCAGCTTGCCTTTGTCTTCCTGTCATTCTGGGATTGGCTCGTTgtctgagttcaaaggtcaagcCTCAGCCACATCCCAGTGCACAGGGCATATATGAGGTTGTACAGGAAGATGCGTCCCATCAGCCTCCACAGCCTCTGCCTCGGCTTCCTGTACCAAAGAAACACACCGCTCCTACTCACAAAG ctgctttaaagtCTCAGCCGAAGACTGAG TTGGTGTATGCGGACATTTCCCAGGATGCATTAAGGAAACAAAGAGCCACGAGAGAGCCGGTTCAGTCCACGATCTACTCATCTGTACGGTTTTCCTGA